Proteins found in one Banduia mediterranea genomic segment:
- the pstB gene encoding phosphate ABC transporter ATP-binding protein PstB yields the protein MPEAPNTETAEPLKEKVSVRNLNFYYGTHHALKDISLPLYERCVTAFIGPSGCGKSTLLRVLNRMYDLYGGQRAEGEVLLDGDNIIGPGQDLNLLRARIGMVFQKPTPFPMSIYDNIAFGIRLYEKLGRAQMNERVEDALRRTALWDEVKDKLHNSGLGLSGGQQQRLCIARSIAVRPQVLLLDEPTSALDPISTAKIEELIYQLKADYTIAIVTHNMQQAARTSDYSAFMYLGELVEFGTTDQMFRAPRQTRTEDYITGRFG from the coding sequence ATGCCCGAAGCGCCGAATACCGAGACCGCGGAGCCGCTGAAGGAAAAGGTCAGCGTTCGCAACCTCAATTTCTACTACGGTACACATCATGCGCTGAAGGATATTTCGCTTCCGCTCTACGAGCGCTGCGTCACCGCCTTCATCGGTCCGTCGGGCTGCGGCAAGTCCACGCTGCTACGTGTGCTCAACCGCATGTACGACCTCTACGGCGGCCAGCGCGCGGAGGGCGAGGTGCTGCTCGACGGCGACAACATCATCGGCCCGGGACAGGATCTCAACCTGCTGCGCGCGCGCATCGGCATGGTGTTCCAGAAGCCCACACCGTTCCCGATGTCGATCTACGACAACATCGCCTTCGGCATCCGGCTCTACGAAAAGCTCGGCCGCGCGCAGATGAACGAACGCGTCGAAGACGCGCTGCGCCGCACCGCGCTGTGGGACGAAGTCAAGGACAAGCTGCACAACTCCGGCCTGGGCCTGTCCGGCGGCCAGCAGCAGCGCCTGTGCATCGCGCGCTCGATCGCGGTGCGTCCGCAGGTACTGCTGCTCGACGAACCCACCTCGGCGCTGGACCCCATTTCCACCGCCAAGATCGAAGAGCTGATCTACCAGCTCAAGGCCGATTACACCATCGCCATCGTCACCCACAACATGCAGCAGGCGGCGCGCACCTCCGACTACTCCGCCTTCATGTATCTCGGCGAACTGGTCGAGTTCGGCACCACCGACCAGATGTTCCGGGCACCGCGCCAGACGCGTACCGAGGATTACATTACGGGACGCTTCGGCTAG
- the pstA gene encoding phosphate ABC transporter permease PstA, whose translation MALFRRRRRSHLIAMSFSCGAAGLGLIALGWILVVLVMKGAGGLSLQVFTENTPPPGSAGGLINAIFGSLVQTIVATVVGTPIGILAGTYLAEYGRGTRLAAVVRFINDVLLSAPSIVVGLFVYVVMVEPMGHFSAWAGCAALSILVLPIVVRTTEDMLRLVPDSLREAASALGAPRNVVIRQICYRAARAGLLTGVLLAIGRISGETAPLLFTSLNNQFWSTNMNEPMANLPVVIFQFALSPYEDWQRLAWAGALLITLTVLALNIVARVLSSSKSQGS comes from the coding sequence ATGGCGCTGTTCCGTCGGCGTCGTCGCAGCCACCTGATCGCGATGAGCTTTTCATGCGGCGCCGCCGGCCTCGGCCTGATTGCGCTTGGCTGGATTCTGGTGGTGCTGGTGATGAAAGGCGCCGGCGGACTGTCGCTGCAGGTCTTCACCGAAAACACCCCGCCGCCCGGCAGTGCCGGCGGCCTGATCAACGCCATCTTCGGCAGCCTGGTACAGACCATCGTGGCTACCGTGGTCGGCACGCCGATCGGTATTCTCGCCGGCACCTACCTGGCCGAATATGGTCGCGGAACCCGTCTTGCCGCGGTGGTGCGCTTCATCAACGACGTGCTGTTGTCGGCTCCCTCGATCGTTGTCGGCCTGTTCGTGTACGTGGTCATGGTCGAACCGATGGGCCACTTCTCGGCCTGGGCCGGCTGCGCCGCGTTATCGATCCTGGTCTTGCCGATCGTGGTGCGCACCACCGAAGACATGCTGCGACTGGTGCCGGACAGCCTGCGCGAGGCCGCCTCTGCGCTGGGCGCGCCACGCAACGTCGTCATTCGCCAGATCTGCTACCGCGCAGCACGAGCCGGCCTGCTCACCGGCGTGCTGCTGGCCATCGGCCGCATCAGCGGCGAAACCGCCCCGCTGCTGTTCACCTCCTTGAACAATCAGTTCTGGAGCACGAACATGAACGAACCGATGGCCAACCTGCCCGTCGTGATTTTCCAGTTCGCGCTGTCGCCGTATGAAGACTGGCAGCGTCTGGCCTGGGCCGGCGCGCTTCTGATTACACTCACGGTACTCGCGCTCAACATCGTGGCGCGCGTGCTGTCATCGTCCAAGAGTCAGGGCTCATGA
- the pstC gene encoding phosphate ABC transporter permease subunit PstC has translation MNAEATIDNPISDSALSRNRMRDTVLHAITRTAAIGVLIMLSGVIITLIHGSLPALDQFGFSFLHTESWNPVKEDFGAAAPIYGTVISSLIAMVIGVPISIGIAIFITELCPKSMKRPIGIAIELLAGIPSIIYGIWGLFVLAPLLQHYVQPALISTFEHVPLMSSLFSGPPYGIGMLTAGLILSIMVLPFITSITRDVFETVPPMLKESAYGLGCTTWEVVRHIVLPYTRVGVVGGIMLGLGRALGETMAVTFVIGNAHRISSSLLAPGTTISATIANEFTEAVGDLYTSSLIALGLILFLITFIVLAAARLMLLRMERRSGA, from the coding sequence ATGAACGCCGAAGCCACCATCGACAATCCGATCAGCGACAGTGCGCTCTCGCGCAACCGGATGCGAGATACCGTACTGCACGCGATTACCCGTACGGCGGCCATCGGCGTACTGATCATGCTCAGCGGCGTCATCATCACGCTGATCCACGGTTCCCTCCCAGCACTCGACCAATTCGGCTTTTCATTCCTGCACACCGAATCCTGGAATCCGGTCAAGGAAGATTTCGGCGCCGCTGCCCCGATTTACGGCACCGTGATTTCGTCCCTGATCGCGATGGTGATCGGCGTCCCTATCAGTATCGGCATCGCCATTTTCATCACCGAGCTGTGCCCGAAATCCATGAAGCGTCCGATCGGCATCGCCATCGAACTGCTCGCGGGCATTCCCAGCATCATCTACGGCATCTGGGGTCTGTTCGTGCTGGCCCCGCTGCTGCAGCATTACGTACAACCGGCGCTGATCAGCACCTTCGAGCACGTGCCGCTGATGTCGTCCCTGTTTTCCGGTCCCCCGTACGGGATCGGCATGCTGACGGCCGGCCTGATCCTGTCGATCATGGTGCTGCCGTTCATCACCTCGATCACGCGCGACGTGTTCGAAACCGTGCCCCCGATGCTCAAGGAGTCCGCCTACGGACTGGGCTGCACCACCTGGGAGGTGGTGCGCCACATCGTGCTGCCCTACACGCGCGTCGGGGTCGTCGGCGGCATCATGCTCGGCCTGGGGCGCGCACTCGGCGAAACCATGGCGGTGACCTTCGTCATCGGCAATGCGCATCGCATCAGCAGTTCGCTGCTGGCACCGGGCACCACGATCTCGGCGACGATCGCCAATGAGTTCACCGAAGCGGTGGGCGATCTCTACACCTCGTCGCTGATCGCGCTCGGCCTGATTCTGTTCCTGATCACTTTCATCGTCCTTGCCGCCGCGCGCCTGATGCTGCTGCGCATGGAACGCCGCAGTGGAGCCTGA
- the pstS gene encoding phosphate ABC transporter substrate-binding protein PstS, which yields MRKSVVWLSLVIAGGMVACSDSNPDVSPGEMASAPSSRSAISGAGATFPYPIYAKWADAYKTKTDIGLNYQSIGSGGGIKQIKANTVTFGASDKPLKPEELDEAGLIQFPMVMGGVVPVVHIDGIEGGDLTLDGPTLADIFSGKVGKWNAPEIVALNPDVELPDTAIAIVHRSDGSGTTFNFTYYLSAVNPAWEEEIGADSAVQWPVGIGAKGNEGVANMVTQTNGAIGYVEYAYALQNDMAYTKMKNADGVVVEPNAENFQAAAANADWARAPGYYLILANQPGADSWPMTAATFILVYKEPKDPAALKTALDFFDWAYASGDEMADELHYVPMPDAVVNMVKKTWAESIKDSSGKALWTN from the coding sequence ATGCGAAAATCCGTGGTCTGGCTCAGCCTGGTCATCGCAGGCGGCATGGTCGCCTGCTCCGATTCGAACCCCGACGTCTCGCCGGGCGAGATGGCGAGCGCGCCGTCCAGCAGATCCGCGATTTCCGGTGCGGGCGCAACCTTCCCCTACCCGATCTACGCCAAGTGGGCCGACGCCTACAAGACCAAGACCGACATCGGCCTGAACTATCAGTCAATCGGTTCCGGGGGCGGCATCAAGCAGATCAAGGCCAATACCGTCACCTTCGGCGCGTCCGACAAGCCGCTCAAACCCGAAGAACTCGACGAAGCCGGACTGATCCAGTTTCCGATGGTGATGGGCGGTGTGGTGCCGGTGGTTCATATCGACGGTATCGAAGGAGGCGATCTGACGCTGGACGGCCCCACACTGGCCGATATTTTCAGCGGCAAAGTGGGGAAGTGGAACGCCCCTGAGATCGTGGCACTGAATCCCGACGTGGAACTGCCCGACACGGCGATCGCCATCGTGCACCGCTCCGACGGTTCGGGCACCACCTTCAACTTCACGTACTACCTGTCCGCGGTCAATCCCGCCTGGGAAGAAGAGATCGGCGCGGATTCGGCCGTTCAGTGGCCGGTCGGCATCGGTGCCAAGGGCAACGAAGGCGTCGCCAACATGGTCACCCAGACCAATGGCGCGATCGGCTATGTGGAATACGCCTACGCGCTGCAGAACGACATGGCGTACACCAAGATGAAGAACGCCGATGGCGTGGTCGTCGAACCGAACGCCGAGAACTTCCAGGCCGCCGCCGCCAATGCGGACTGGGCCCGGGCTCCGGGCTACTATCTGATCCTTGCCAATCAACCGGGCGCCGACAGCTGGCCGATGACCGCGGCCACCTTCATCCTGGTGTATAAGGAGCCGAAGGATCCGGCCGCGCTCAAGACCGCTCTGGACTTCTTCGATTGGGCCTATGCTTCGGGCGACGAGATGGCCGATGAGCTCCATTACGTGCCGATGCCGGATGCTGTCGTAAACATGGTCAAGAAAACCTGGGCCGAGAGCATCAAGGACAGCAGCGGCAAGGCGCTCTGGACGAACTGA